The Ochotona princeps isolate mOchPri1 chromosome 1, mOchPri1.hap1, whole genome shotgun sequence genome has a segment encoding these proteins:
- the LOC101536144 gene encoding steroid 21-hydroxylase isoform X2 produces the protein MLLLSLLLLLLTLLAATRLLWYRWKLRGLHLPPLAPGFLHLLQPNLPIHLLDLARTLGPIYRLRLGLQDKLVSEHYPDLSLGDYSLRWKAHKKLTRSALLLGIHESMEALVDSLTQEFCQRLRALAGAPVVILEEFSVLTCSIICSLTFGDKVTADNLVHPIHNSVQDLLKAWGHWSVQILDVVPFLRFFPNPGVCRLKRAVENRDQLVAQQLKFHKESLVAGQYRDVVDYMLQGLGQGPGQLLEGHVHMAAVDLFVGGTETTAITLSWAVAFLLHHPEIQRRLQEELDLELGPEAASSRVPYKDRTRLPLLHATVTEVLRLRPVVPLALPHRATRPSSISGYDIPEGTVVIPNLQGANLDETVWEQPHEFLPDRFLQPGKSPRTLAFGCGARICVGEPLARLELVVVLARLLQTFTLLPPPTGALPSLHPLPLCGINLLMQPFQVRLQPRGPSPGTG, from the exons ATGCTGCTCCTCAgcttgctattgctgctgctgacCTTGCTGGCTGCCACCCGCCTGTTGTGGTACCGGTGGAAGCTCAGGGGCCTCCACCTCCCACCTCTTGCCCCGGGtttcctgcacctgctgcagcccaACCTCCCCATCCATCTGCTTGATCTGGCTCGGACCCTAGGACCCATCTACAGGCTCCGCCTTGGGCTGCAAG ACAAGCTGGTATCTGAGCACTACCCAGACCTGTCACTGGGGGACTACTCCCTGCGCTGGAAGGCCCATAAGAAACTCACGCGCTCGGCCCTGCTGCTGGGCATCCACGAATCCATGGAGGCCCTGGTGGACAGCCTGACCCAGGAGTTCTGCCAG CGCCTGAGAGCACTGGCTGGCGCCCCTGTGGTCATCCTGGAGGAATTCTCTGTCCTCACCTGCAGCATCATCTGCTCCCTCACCTTCGGAGACAAGGTCACG GCAGACAATTTGGTGCACCCCATTCACAACAGCGTGCAGGACTTGCTGAAGGCCTGGGGCCACTGGTCGGTGCAAATTTTGGACGTGGTTCCCTTTCTCAGG TTTTTCCCCAACCCAGGTGTGTGCAGGCTGAAGCGGGCCGTTGAGAACAGGGATCAGCTCGTAGCACAGCAGCTGAAGTTCCAcaag GAGAGCCTGGTGGCTGGCCAGTACAGAGACGTGGTGGACTACATgctgcagggactgggccagggcccTGGACAGCTCCTGGAAGGGCACGTACACATGGCCGCCGTGGACCTGTTTGTCGGCGGCACCGAGACCACAGCGATCACCCTCTCGTGGGCTGTAGCATTCTTGCTTCACCACCCCGAG ATTCAACGGCGACTACAGGAGGAGCTAGACCTCGAACTGGGTCCAGAAGCCGCAAGCTCCAGGGTGCCCTACAAGGACCGCACGCGGCTGCCCTTGCTTCATGCCACTGTCACTGAGGTGCTGCGCCTGAGGCCCGTGGTGCCCTTGGCCCTGCCCCATCGTGCAACACGGCCCAGCAG CATCTCTGGCTATGACATCCCTGAGGGGACAGTTGTCATCCCCAACCTTCAAGGCGCCAACCTTGATGAGACTGTGTGGGAGCAGCCGCATGAGTTCCTGCCGG ATCGCTTCCTGCAGCCAGGCAAGAGTCCCCGGACACTGGCTTTCGGTTGTGGAGCGCGCATTTGCGTGGGCGAACCGCTGGCGCGCCTGgagctggtggtggtgctggcgCGGCTGCTGCAGACCTTCACGCTGCTGCCGCCGCCCACCGGCGCCCTGCCCTCTCTGCATCCCCTGCCCCTCTGTGGCATCAACCTCCTCATGCAGCCCTTCCAGGTGCGGCTGCAGCCCCGTGGGCCGTCCCCCGGGACAGGGTAG
- the LOC101536144 gene encoding steroid 21-hydroxylase isoform X1, with protein MLLLSLLLLLLTLLAATRLLWYRWKLRGLHLPPLAPGFLHLLQPNLPIHLLDLARTLGPIYRLRLGLQDVVVLNDKRTIEEAMIKKWTDFAGRPQAPSYKLVSEHYPDLSLGDYSLRWKAHKKLTRSALLLGIHESMEALVDSLTQEFCQRLRALAGAPVVILEEFSVLTCSIICSLTFGDKVTADNLVHPIHNSVQDLLKAWGHWSVQILDVVPFLRFFPNPGVCRLKRAVENRDQLVAQQLKFHKESLVAGQYRDVVDYMLQGLGQGPGQLLEGHVHMAAVDLFVGGTETTAITLSWAVAFLLHHPEIQRRLQEELDLELGPEAASSRVPYKDRTRLPLLHATVTEVLRLRPVVPLALPHRATRPSSISGYDIPEGTVVIPNLQGANLDETVWEQPHEFLPDRFLQPGKSPRTLAFGCGARICVGEPLARLELVVVLARLLQTFTLLPPPTGALPSLHPLPLCGINLLMQPFQVRLQPRGPSPGTG; from the exons ATGCTGCTCCTCAgcttgctattgctgctgctgacCTTGCTGGCTGCCACCCGCCTGTTGTGGTACCGGTGGAAGCTCAGGGGCCTCCACCTCCCACCTCTTGCCCCGGGtttcctgcacctgctgcagcccaACCTCCCCATCCATCTGCTTGATCTGGCTCGGACCCTAGGACCCATCTACAGGCTCCGCCTTGGGCTGCAAG ATGTGGTGGTGCTGAATGATAAGAGGACCATTGAGGAAGCCATGATCAAAAAGTGGACAGACTTCGCCGGCAGACCCCAGGCACCTAGCT ACAAGCTGGTATCTGAGCACTACCCAGACCTGTCACTGGGGGACTACTCCCTGCGCTGGAAGGCCCATAAGAAACTCACGCGCTCGGCCCTGCTGCTGGGCATCCACGAATCCATGGAGGCCCTGGTGGACAGCCTGACCCAGGAGTTCTGCCAG CGCCTGAGAGCACTGGCTGGCGCCCCTGTGGTCATCCTGGAGGAATTCTCTGTCCTCACCTGCAGCATCATCTGCTCCCTCACCTTCGGAGACAAGGTCACG GCAGACAATTTGGTGCACCCCATTCACAACAGCGTGCAGGACTTGCTGAAGGCCTGGGGCCACTGGTCGGTGCAAATTTTGGACGTGGTTCCCTTTCTCAGG TTTTTCCCCAACCCAGGTGTGTGCAGGCTGAAGCGGGCCGTTGAGAACAGGGATCAGCTCGTAGCACAGCAGCTGAAGTTCCAcaag GAGAGCCTGGTGGCTGGCCAGTACAGAGACGTGGTGGACTACATgctgcagggactgggccagggcccTGGACAGCTCCTGGAAGGGCACGTACACATGGCCGCCGTGGACCTGTTTGTCGGCGGCACCGAGACCACAGCGATCACCCTCTCGTGGGCTGTAGCATTCTTGCTTCACCACCCCGAG ATTCAACGGCGACTACAGGAGGAGCTAGACCTCGAACTGGGTCCAGAAGCCGCAAGCTCCAGGGTGCCCTACAAGGACCGCACGCGGCTGCCCTTGCTTCATGCCACTGTCACTGAGGTGCTGCGCCTGAGGCCCGTGGTGCCCTTGGCCCTGCCCCATCGTGCAACACGGCCCAGCAG CATCTCTGGCTATGACATCCCTGAGGGGACAGTTGTCATCCCCAACCTTCAAGGCGCCAACCTTGATGAGACTGTGTGGGAGCAGCCGCATGAGTTCCTGCCGG ATCGCTTCCTGCAGCCAGGCAAGAGTCCCCGGACACTGGCTTTCGGTTGTGGAGCGCGCATTTGCGTGGGCGAACCGCTGGCGCGCCTGgagctggtggtggtgctggcgCGGCTGCTGCAGACCTTCACGCTGCTGCCGCCGCCCACCGGCGCCCTGCCCTCTCTGCATCCCCTGCCCCTCTGTGGCATCAACCTCCTCATGCAGCCCTTCCAGGTGCGGCTGCAGCCCCGTGGGCCGTCCCCCGGGACAGGGTAG